In the Colletotrichum lupini chromosome 1, complete sequence genome, one interval contains:
- a CDS encoding myb-like DNA-binding domain-containing protein, whose amino-acid sequence MRPPFDHNRRPVDARRPLERPLHANHDLYRASRYSSRYDGGDRGDRRSRSPRDRSPDRYERASQYSDGDRRRSSAEARSNTSAFTNNRDSFRDNLPRDPPRGPKALLDPPSGPRGGGYAGDFRGRGRGGRGRGWVRDDSRDRGRDRDIDFRDRRDGPYRDERSRERERDWDRRDRESYRGRPRSPGRGRSPPQRDFRDRDPPLGVDAERSRRGSRDGGPPSAGSSNSDPPFGMGRGGFRGGRDRGRGGWERGRGGRAGFYDDRDRFGPRSRSQEGRWGRDRDDRDRGDRWVDPEIRRDPRDEPRDPRDRELLRPKVDRERDRGMSSQAQSPNTKDVSPPPLAPSAPAFGTVPSRNGPADGSPIIGGTGKLPPTAPRAFNSERPVSAGHGGGGSGGDFPAPPTGPAKMNLVEGSPPIPSGPRAQQQKQQRPSSKQWINPALGKKGPPESPKIMRSQSFAQQQRPVPFRHESVPAEQGDNDRRPRSSDAKADSHNSANEGSVKSLNLPEPGEIVIKSERDSYSARGSMDRDMEHPDDSRDIVMGGTDNHGYQERRNPPRREEKFDTADKDDSDEGLVDEDEEETKEPPKPAKPTKVSRMSVPRVRFLLPPQEPSAPVSEQTSESDDDEDYGEYFAMEIAKEEAELQRLQDAADSTPDRIIARYAAVSHEALVALVTEPESLVDMLGPIPDVIEPPKEATPIKSPVVEQREKTPKISSPVQQAKSSPKEPAVVPEPISVAVFAPKSEEPEVEKKPEEPLIEKEADKELEKEVEKEVVVTAPKVTEQEPEKEPEPEPTTVVEKPAEKPVDKPLEPIAEKVVNDAEEATDGSAENSEKPTAKLAEPVVEMAQEAPMVPASNEPQPKTEEMDIDEPASVLLAPSLPQPSEPAKDVDVAMEDAFEPEKAPLEPVVEREEPREPVMNGQHLLLQPSSVPMETIEGDKGLPSTPSQMDDDDDNSTESEDPDVMLIDKIRQFSTTPPLDSLPDYSCRPWSRDRDFLQSLESDSMVDDFILQQLDKISLEKMAGQGEVRKDYAENYIKYLDFTVSSDPIAVKSRETFISCLPTPEKHIPIPPPPELKPEGRGAGRRYASERDLERVLQASMREDEERKEREQRAMQEKYRSEKEAVIPEMYWRQEDRDNEFFKDTTGFTPVEKLVPAWQIMPPINNFTPEEADLFEKRYLTNPKQWGVVAENVPKRNFGTCIQYYYLMKKDLNLKEKLRKQPKRRKKGRGKTRSSALVSELGNAENEGEENQENGENGERRRPRRAAAPTWGFEQPPTDSDNATPAGTPGRRGAKADPEKVDGRKRGRRAAKDKEPKAPKSQQTLAAAPTPATGKGRSRSNSRVQNTEFQPPPPVPMENRLPSQFEAPVTGVQPPLIPTQQQQAPLVVQERPVPITPSPISEVMAPPSLRPEPPPPPAQPTVATFDIAQPQPERRAPSQASSYWSVSEANDFPGLLKSFGTDWVAIAGHMGSKTAVMVKNYFVRQRDQGKTEWEQFAAEADAKRSRGEKLPDPPPPTVGGRKKYDSTPGASSHRPLASAPATPAPTTASEPPSEPPVTKVEPPVQQPGAPPFGRFAMPITPAPPTPAAQQQQQPQPPQPLAQAPPPAVVATQAPPQAPQQAPVPAQQQPAAQPVSQSGSPVARPPRAPPQQAFGFQERERESTQPPQPVRISQKPPAAPVTEPAQQRPLAAAQPVQSVQPDPLVDRQQAERRREMERQAIEQQQQVERQQLERQQLERQRIEQQQVERQQLERQQIERQQIERQQMERQQLERQQIERQQIERQRIEQQQFERQQLEREAIERQQIERQQMERQQIERQQAERQQMERQQMERQKIEAQAKEHLRPAERSRLKQEPEMTPPQHHYEPFSYGQQPVRNVPPPRSEPPVARQPAEPPRATATPVPQGYGQPMPQPGGRLLGDPQPSVSTPPGQRPIAAQRPMPTHMDSYGTPPQQQQPPPAAAAPPPRSSASENRRSNIMSLLNDDPPAAAAAAAPTPPPQPKRVNDMAQIKPSPTPPPQSMSRVPVAAPVPTPLRPEREPPQAAYPYGRNAPSASAMPPLKPTYTASPQSQHMSAPRSAIASPHDAAQAVERDYYRHQYHQPPATNSPQVAQPYPPQPQSRDPRDPRDPRDPRDPYQPQTTYPAYGAPASHAGSPPPQYAVHQSASRRETLPPQGRESAWAPGPQGHVMGQPQPPQQQSSWPPASHAQPAKQPQQAPPPQNWASPHMSAQKAPPTGSAMPQQSWASGPPQQQQQQPPPGHHMSMRDERGSAMYGQIPPQHQHPMQGRYPPVSRAPEPMPPQGQQAYPPRYASTPAPRDPRDQMPPRSYTPVGYDSRGPPPGPYPPDPREMQMREMSRDPRDPRDPREIQHQEMLQRGQLRPQDGYGRQPDRYGR is encoded by the coding sequence ATGCGACCGCCCTTTGACCACAACAGGCGTCCTGTGGATGCGAGGCGGCCTCTCGAGCGACCCCTTCATGCTAATCACGATCTTTACAGGGCTTCGAGATATTCCTCGAGGTATGACGGGGGAGATCGCGGCGACCGTCGCTCCAGATCGCCTCGCGACCGCTCACCCGATCGTTACGAACGCGCATCCCAGTACAGTGATGGCGACCGCCGCCGATCATCCGCCGAGGCGCGCTCCAACACTTCAGCATTTACCAACAACAGAGATTCGTTTCGCGACAACCTACCCCGTGACCCGCCACGGGGGCCTAAGGCGCTTTTAGATCCTCCCAGTGGACCCAGAGGCGGCGGCTATGCTGGTGACTTCAGAGGACGTGGCAGAGGTGGCCGTGGCCGCGGATGGGTTCGCGATGACAGCAGAGATCGCGGACGGGACCGCGATATCGATTTCAGAGACCGACGCGATGGGCCTTATCGAGACGAGAGAAGCCGTGAACGCGAACGGGACTGGGATCGACGGGATAGAGAGAGCTATCGAGGACGCCCACGCTCGCCTGGTAGAGGGCGCTCACCACCACAGCGAGATTTCCGCGACAGAGATCCTCCATTAGGCGTCGATGCCGAACGATCTAGGCGCGGCTCAAGGGACGGCGGCCCACCTTCCGCTGGCTCGTCCAACTCTGACCCCCCCTTCGGCATGGGCCGAGGTGGTTTTAGAGGAGGCAGAGATCGAGGACGCGGAGGATGGGAGAGAGGAAGGGGAGGAAGAGCTGGTTTCTACGACGACCGTGATCGCTTCGGACCTCGCAGTCGCTCTCAGGAAGGGCGATGGGGCCGCGATAGGGACGACCGCGACCGTGGCGACCGATGGGTCGATCCCGAAATTCGCAGAGACCCTCGAGACGAACCCCGTGATCCCCGAGACCGCGAGTTGCTTAGACCAAAGGTCGACCGAGAACGAGACAGAGGCATGTCTTCCCAAGCGCAGTCGCCAAACACCAAGGACGTATCTCCGCCCCCGCTCGCCCCTTCAGCACCCGCTTTCGGCACTGTCCCTAGTCGAAACGGCCCGGCAGACGGATCGCCCATCATTGGCGGCACCGGCAAACTGCCACCCACAGCCCCCAGAGCCTTCAACTCCGAACGACCTGTTTCTGCCGGACACGGCGGCGGAGGTAGCGGCGGAGATTTCCCGGCACCCCCTACCGGTCCAGCAAAGATGAACCTTGTAGAGGGCAGCCCGCCTATCCCCTCTGGCCCTCGTGCCCAACAACAGAAACAGCAACGGCCCTCGAGTAAGCAATGGATAAATCCAGCACTGGGGAAGAAGGGCCCCCCCGAGTCGCCCAAGATTATGAGGTCTCAGAGCTTTGCGCAACAGCAACGCCCGGTACCTTTCCGTCATGAAAGCGTACCAGCAGAACAAGGTGACAACGACCGGCGTCCACGCAGTAGTGATGCGAAGGCCGACTCTCACAATTCCGCCAATGAAGGTTCGGTCAAGTCACTTAACCTTCCGGAACCTGGCGAAATTGTCATCAAATCCGAAAGAGACAGCTATTCTGCCAGAGGCTCCATGGACCGAGATATGGAACATCCGGATGATTCAAGGGACATTGTCATGGGAGGAACCGATAATCATGGATATCAGGAGCGTCGGAACCCTCCACGGCGGGAAGAGAAGTTCGACACAGCCGACAAAGACGACAGCGATGAGGGCTTAgtggacgaggacgaggaagagACGAAGGAGCCGCCCAAGCCTGCAAAGCCTACAAAGGTGAGCCGTATGTCTGTGCCGCGAGTTCGATTTCTTCTCCCGCCCCAGGAACCCTCGGCGCCTGTCTCCGAACAGACGTCCGAATCCGATGACGACGAAGATTACGGAGAGTATTTCGCCATGGAAATCGCAAAGGAAGAGGCCGAATTGCAGAGATTACAGGACGCAGCCGACAGTACTCCGGACAGAATCATCGCTCGCTACGCTGCAGTCTCGCACGAAGCATTGGTAGCGCTTGTCACCGAGCCAGAGAGTCTTGTGGATATGCTTGGGCCGATCCCCGACGTCATCGAACCTCCGAAAGAAGCTACCCCGATTAAGTCACCGGTTGTGGAGCAGCGCGAAAAGACGCCCAAGATCTCGAGCCCAGTTCAGCAAGCCAAATCATCACCGAAGGAGCCTGCTGTGGTACCCGAGCCAATCTCCGTTGCTGTGTTCGCACCGAAGTCGGAGGAGCCCGAGGTTGAGAAGAAGCCCGAAGAGCCTCTCATCGAAAAGGAGGCAGACAAGGAACTAGAGAAGGAAGTGGAGAAAGAAGTCGTGGTGACAGCGCCTAAGGTGACTGAGCAAGAACCCGAGAAGGAGCCAGAGCCAGAGCCAACAACAGTCGTTGAGAAGCCCGCCGAAAAGCCCGTTGATAAGCCCCTGGAGCCAATCGCCGAGAAAGTTGTCAATGATGCCGAGGAAGCCACAGACGGTTCCGCCGAGAACTCTGAGAAGCCTACTGCGAAACTGGCTGAACCTGTTGTCGAAATGGCTCAAGAAGCGCCCATGGTCCCTGCCTCGAATGAGCCGCAGCCCAAGACAGAGGAAATGGATATCGACGAGCCTGCCTCGGTTCTACTGGCACCCTCTCTCCCTCAACCATCCGAGCCGGCAAAGGATGTGGATGTTGCCATGGAAGACGCATTTGAGCCCGAGAAAGCCCCATTGGAGCCGGTGGTCGAACGCGAGGAACCCAGGGAGCCGGTCATGAACGGCCAGCACCTTCTGCTCCAACCGTCGAGTGTGCCGATGGAAACGATTGAAGGCGACAAGGGTCTGCCCAGCACGCCCTCGCAAAtggacgatgacgacgacaacTCTACCGAATCTGAGGACCCCGACGTGATGCTCATCGATAAGATCCGACAGTTCTCCACGACGCCCCCTCTCGACAGTTTACCCGATTACAGCTGCCGCCCTTGGAGCCGGGACCGGGATTTCTTACAGTCTCTCGAGTCAGATTCGATGGTCGACGATTTCATTCTGCAGCAGCTTGACAAGATCTCCCTGGAGAAGATGGCTGGACAAGGGGAGGTTCGCAAGGATTACGCCGAGAACTACATCAAGTACCTCGATTTTACAGTCTCGAGCGACCCAATCGCGGTCAAAAGCCGAGAAACCTTTATCAGCTGTCTGCCGACACCCGAGAAACATATTCCTATCCCTCCTCCCCCGGAACTTAAACCCGAAGGTAGGGGAGCTGGCAGAAGGTATGCGAGCGAACGAGACCTAGAGAGAGTTTTGCAAGCATCCATGAGGGAAGACGAAGAACGGAAAGAGAGGGAACAACGCGCCATGCAAGAGAAGTATCGCAGTGAGAAAGAAGCCGTCATTCCCGAGATGTACTGGAGACAGGAGGACCGGGACAACGAATTCTTCAAGGACACCACCGGTTTCACGCCTGTGGAGAAGCTTGTACCTGCCTGGCAGATTATGCCGCCAATCAACAACTTCACCCCCGAAGAAGCAGACCTCTTCGAGAAGAGATATCTCACGAACCCGAAGCAATGGGGAGTCGTCGCTGAAAACGTACCTAAGCGCAACTTCGGTACCTGTATTCAGTACTACTATCTGATGAAGAAGGATCTCAACCTCAAGGAAAAGCTTAGAAAGCAACCCAAGCGTAGAAAGAAGGGTAGAGGTAAGACCCGCTCAAGCGCGCTTGTCTCGGAGCTGGGCAACGCCGAAAATGAGGGAGAGGAGAACCAAGAGAACGGCGAAAACGGAGAAAGGAGACGTCCACGTCGTGCTGCTGCCCCGACATGGGGCTTCGAGCAACCGCCCACGGATTCCGACAACGCCACACCAGCCGGTACACCCGGCCGGCGCGGAGCCAAGGCTGATCCCGAAAAGGTCGACGGTAGGAAGCGCGGACGGAGGGCAGCCAAAGACAAGGAGCCGAAGGCGCCTAAATCTCAGCAGACTCTTGCAGCAGCACCCACGCCCGCTACAGGCAAAGGAAGGTCTCGCTCGAACTCTAGAGTTCAGAACACTGAGTTCCAGCCGCCTCCGCCTGTGCCTATGGAGAATCGTCTGCCCTCGCAATTCGAGGCCCCGGTTACCGGCGTTCAGCCTCCTCTGATTCCAACTCAACAACAACAGGCCCCTCTGGTTGTCCAGGAGCGCCCTGTTCCCATCACCCCTTCACCGATATCCGAAGTCATGGCGCCTCCATCACTACGGCCCgagccaccaccacctcccGCGCAACCGACCGTTGCGACTTTCGATATTGCTCAGCCGCAACCCGAACGTCGTGCCCCCAGTCAGGCGTCCAGCTACTGGAGTGTGTCTGAAGCAAATGATTTCCCTGGGCTACTCAAGTCTTTCGGTACTGACTGGGTAGCTATTGCGGGCCATATGGGTTCGAAGACAGCTGTCATGGTCAAGAACTACTTCGTCAGACAGAGAGACCAGGGCAAGACTGAGTGGGAGCAATTCGCTGCCGAGGCTGACGCGAAACGAAGCAGAGGTGAGAAGCTACCAGATCCACCACCGCCCACTGTCGGTGGACGCAAGAAATACGATTCAACGCCTGGGGCTTCGTCACATCGACCCCTTGCTTCCGCGCCTGCCACTCCCGCCCCGACGACTGCATCCGAACCGCCGAGCGAGCCTCCTGTGACAAAGGTCGAGCCTCCCGTCCAACAACCTGGAGCACCACCCTTTGGTCGCTTTGCGATGCCGATTACGCCGGCACCACCGACGCCGGCAgcgcaacagcaacagcaaccgCAACCGCCACAGCCCCTTGCTCAAGCTCCTCCGCCTGCCGTGGTTGCCACCCAGGCCCCTCCTCAAGCTCCTCAACAGGCGCCAGTCCCTGCTCAGCAACAACCAGCTGCCCAGCCAGTATCACAGTCAGGGTCGCCGGTTGCTCGTCCACCCCGAGCACCTCCTCAGCAGGCCTTTGGCTTCCAGGAGAGAGAACGAGAGTCGACCCAACCCCCTCAACCAGTCAGGATCTCGCAAAAGCCACCTGCGGCCCCAGTCACCGAGCCCGCTCAGCAGCGGCCTTTGGCTGCCGCACAACCTGTGCAGTCTGTGCAGCCTGACCCGCTGGTTGACCGACAACAGGCCGAGAGGCGACGTGAGATGGAGAGACAAGCCAttgagcagcagcagcaagttGAGAGACAGCAGTTGGAGAGACAACAGCTTGAGCGGCAGCGTATAGAGCAACAGCAGGTCGAGCGACAGCAACTGGAAAGGCAGCAAATTGAGAGGCAACAAATCGAGAGGCAACAGATGGAGCGTCAACAGCTTGAGAGGCAGCAGATTGAGCGCCAGCAGATTGAGCGCCAGCGCATCGAGCAACAGCAATTCGAACGCCAACAGCTCGAGAGAGAAGCTATCGAAAGGCAGCAGATCGAGCGACAGCAGATGGAGAGGCAGCAGATCGAGCGCCAGCAAGCTGAGCGACAGCAAATGGAGAGGCAACAGATGGAGAGGCAGAAGATCGAGGCACAAGCCAAAGAACACCTACGCCCGGCCGAACGTTCCCGCCTCAAGCAGGAGCCTGAGATGACACCGCCGCAGCATCATTACGAGCCATTCTCTTATGGTCAGCAACCGGTGCGCAACGTGCCGCCTCCTCGATCTGAACCACCTGTGGCAAGACAGCCTGCCGAGCCGCCGCGGGCAACGGCTACCCCAGTCCCGCAAGGCTACGGCCAGCCTATGCCTCAGCCAGGTGGACGACTCTTGGGTGACCCTCAGCCGTCTGTCTCAACACCCCCTGGCCAAAGGCCCATTGCAGCTCAACGACCTATGCCCACCCATATGGACTCTTATGGCACTCCTccccagcagcaacagccgcCGCCAGCAGCGGCCGCGCCCCCGCCTCGCTCGTCAGCTTCGGAGAACAGGAGATCCAACATCATGTCGTTGCTCAACGACGACCCACCAGCggctgccgctgctgccgCTCCTACACCCCCGCCTCAGCCCAAGCGTGTTAATGACATGGCCCAAATCAAGCCATCCCCGACGCCGCCACCACAAAGCATGTCTAGAGTACCTGTTGCCGCGCCGGTGCCGACTCCCCTACGGCCAGAGCGGGAGCCTCCTCAGGCAGCTTATCCCTATGGCCGGAATGCTCCCTCAGCTTCTGCGATGCCTCCTCTGAAGCCGACTTACACTGCCTCGCCCCAATCGCAGCACATGAGCGCCCCGAGATCAGCCATTGCATCTCCTCATGATGCGGCGCAAGCCGTCGAGAGGGACTACTACCGCCATCAGTACCACCAGCCTCCAGCGACGAACTCTCCTCAGGTAGCGCAGCCTTATCCGCCGCAGCCCCAGTCTCGTGATCCTCGTGATCCGCGTGACCCCAGGGACCCCAGAGATCCTTATCAACCTCAGACTACGTACCCTGCGTACGGTGCACCTGCTTCCCATGCTGGCTCGCCACCGCCTCAGTACGCCGTACATCAGTCGGCTTCCAGACGCGAAACGCTCCCCCCGCAAGGCAGGGAATCGGCATGGGCTCCTGGACCTCAGGGACACGTCATGGGCCAGCCGCAACCGCCGCAGCAGCAGTCTTCATGGCCACCGGCGTCACATGCGCAGCCCGCTAAGCAGCCTCAGCAGGCACCTCCTCCTCAAAACTGGGCCTCTCCGCATATGTCGGCGCAAAAGGCACCTCCGACGGGCTCGGCCATGCCGCAACAATCCTGGGCTTCCGGACCACCTcaacagcaacaacaacaaccgcCGCCGGGGCACCACATGTCGATGCGAGACGAGAGAGGTTCGGCCATGTACGGTCAGATCCCGCCTCAGCACCAACACCCAATGCAAGGTCGCTACCCGCCCGTCTCCCGCGCACCAGAGCCAATGCCGCCTCAAGGTCAACAGGCGTACCCGCCGCGGTATGCATCGACGCCCGCGCCTAGAGATCCCCGGGACCAGATGCCACCCCGGAGCTACACGCCCGTAGGATACGATTCACGTGGCCCACCTCCGGGACCTTACCCTCCGGATCCTAGAGAGATGCAGATGCGCGAAATGAGCCGCGACCCCCGAGATCCTCGGGATCCTCGGGAGATACAACACCAGGAGATGCTCCAGCGCGGTCAACTGCGTCCACAAGATGGCTATGGGAGACAACCTGATCGATATGGCCGATAG
- a CDS encoding arrestin, whose product MAAFVRVSGPPNSSFLVGYPGISATLPRIEGKVEIRPSQGYSMPVSVSLVRICLQRRETIHPAAENVAKRHLGTPRRETTDVVGKELLLFRCQSGKDAESVIAMDLPFVLFIPFGRGGEETNRRIPPASLQLPSRTAETYYELVVTVQQGHTLQNKYSFPIPLQRYDTLSTFGMYNKPESRQVSDASVVTLGISVPKWSYGPLDPITVYIKLVPNPDWMKKALKVTIQKITVTIEEEITYNPEGDEPTKKVNKVAKNTQLVNTKMPEAGYATNLGLVFPSKDLRDPDGIIRRGKPAFPLYEVTSFTTSSTLYKIEFYLTVKAQLGSTRDLTVRQPLVICPMDQQACKEEMDAIEQAAKDASHVDPNNPMLPARAIVLANDRESLKTLGLCLVGGQKKPLIE is encoded by the exons ATGGCCGCCTTCGTGAGGGTTTCTGGTCCGCCCAACAGCAGCTTTCTGGTCGGCTACCCGGGCATTTCTGCGACGCTA CCCCGAATCGAAGGCAAAGTCGAGATCCGTCCATCACAGGGCTATTCCATGCCCGTTTCCGTTTCGCTGGTGCGCATTTGTCTACAGCGGAGAGAAACAATACACCCCGCCGCCGAGAATGTTGCGAAGAGGCACCTGGGAACCCCGAGAAGGGAAACGACGGACGTAGTCGGCAAAGAGCTTCTGCTGTTCAGATGTCAATCAGGAAAGGATGCTGAGAGCGTCATTGCGATGGATCTGCCGTTCGTCCTGTTCATCCCGTTTGGAAGAGGTGGCGAAGAAACGAACCGACGAATACCCCCGGCATCATTGCAACTCCCCAGCCGAACGGCCGAGACGTATTACGAGCTTGTTGTTACCGTGCAACAAGGACACACCCTACAGAACAAATACTCCTTTCCTATACCACTCCAGCGATACGACACTTTGTCGACCTTCGGCATGTACAACAAGCCAGAGTCGAGGCAAGTCAGCGACGCAAGCGTTGTCACACTGGGCATCTCGGTCCCCAAATGGAGCTACGGCCCGCTAGACCCGATAACAGTctatataaaactagtacCCAATCCCGACTGGATGAAGAAAGCGTTGAAGGTTACGATTCAGAAGATCACCGTCACCATCGAGGAGGAGATCACGTACAACCCAGAAGGCGACGAGCCTACGAAGAAGGTCAACAAAGTTGCCAAGAACACGCAGTTGGTCAATACGAAAATGCCCGAGGCTGGATATGCAACAAATTTGGGCTTAGTGTTTCCCTCCAAGGACTTGCGCGATCCGGACGGCATCATTCGCAGAGGAAAACCGGCGTTTCCGCTCTATGAAGTTACTTCGTTCACGACGAGCTCAACCTTGTACAAGATTGAGTTTTATTTGACGGTCAAG GCGCAGCTAGGATCGACCAGAGATTTGACCGTCAGGCAGCCGCTAGTTATTTGTCCAATGGACCAGCAAGCGTGTAAAGAGGAAATGGACGCCATCGAACAGGCTGCAAAGGACGCCTCGCATGTAGACCCGAACAACCCTATGCTCCCTGCCCGGGCGATTGTTTTAGCGAACGACCGAGAGTCTCTCAAGACGTTGGGATTATGTCTGGTGGGAGGGCAGAAGAAACCGCTGATTGAATGA
- a CDS encoding short-chain dehydrogenase: MSILAPYAEQHKDTSGPNDSRPTGVQIVEDQGLVGKWTDKVVIVTGCSPGGLGPETARAFHVAGADVYITVRDVAKGEEVAKDILSDGKPGKVEVIKLDLGSLESVREGAKAFLAKSDKLNVIVNNAGVMACPKGKTVDGFETQFGTNHLGHFLLFQLLKSTLLASSTPTFNSRVISVSSSGHRGGRIQFEDFNFDHTVEYHPWAGYGQAKLANILFANELDRRYGARGLHALSLMPGGIETPLQRHQPEITEMIKDPAVHKVMKSPAQGAATSVWAAVAKEWEGKGGKYLEDCAEAEAVKPDAGMLAPGYAPAAFDPEAEKRLWVESLKMVGLEDDQ, from the exons ATGTCCATCCTCGCACCCTACGCCGAACAACACAAGGACACCTCCGGTCCCAACGACAGCCGCCCCACGGGAGTCCAAATTGTTGAAGACCAAGGCCTCGTCGGAAAGTGGACCGATAAAGTCGTCATCGTCACCGGCTGCTCCCCCGGCGGCCTCGGCCCCGAAACCGCTAGGGCCTTTCACGTCGCCGGCGCCGACGTCTACATCACCGTCCGCGACGTTGCCAAGGGCGAGGAGGTCGCCAAGGATATTCTCTCGGATGGCAAGCCCGGCAAGGTCGAGGTCATCAAGTTGGACCTCGGATCTCTCGAGAGCGTGAGGGAGGGCGCCAAGGCGTTCTTGGCAAAGTCGGACAAGCTGAATGTCATTGTGAACAATGCTG GAGTCATGGCCTGCCCCAAGGGGAAGACCGTAGACGGATTCGAAACCCAATTCGGCACAAACCACCTCG GccacttcctcctcttccaaCTCCTCAAGTCAACCCTCCTCGCCTCCTCGACACCAACCTTCAACTCCCGCGTCATCTCCGTCTCCTCCTCGGGCCACCGCGGCGGCCGCATCCAATTCGAAGACTTCAACTTTGACCACACTGTAGAGTACCACCCCTGGGCGGGCTACGGCCAGGCCAAGCTCGCCAACATCCTCTTCGCCAACGAGCTCGACCGCCGCTACGGCGCCCGCGGCCTCCACGCCCTCAGCCTCATGCCGGGCGGCATCGAGACGCCCCTCCAGCGCCACCAGCCCGAGATCACCGAGATGATCAAGGACCCGGCCGTCCACAAGGTCATGAAGAGCCCCGCGCAGGGGGCCGCCACCTCCGTCTGGGCTGCCGTCGCCAAGGAGTGGGAGGGCAAGGGCGGCAAGTACCTCGAGGATTGTGCCGAGGCGGAGGCGGTGAAGCCCGATGCTGGGATGCTTGCTCCGGGGTACGCGCCGGCGGCGTTTGACCCCGAGGCGGAGAAGAGGTTGTGGGTTGAGAGTTTGAAGATGGTTGGGCTCGAGGACGATCAGTGA
- a CDS encoding origin recognition complex subunit 6, translating into MNRSIEQTLLSLMPTHGLALPPSLVELAGSLLAQSRHRASTLKADEEIGRLYACAHIACDRLKISLDLPPIEPRPPIPPRIYKRLYSHLDNILPNTALNRTPGKNGTPRNRQRHGVDSPVRTPHRPTPTKDRSLAQFRTGGNSVANGSVPNTPTKSTGKVAYPSDKSGLHFWIQPTIRLMCRETNQKHLAPTMLAGMEYVVVPGGLRTRDAWVRENLAALCGAVYFFVAQQVRKLATGEDVDRENYVPARKQVLELLAKAREEVDARGLDEDEAWEGWAPVKSKDFDAAVKEVSERGWLDADWYRSLGDVIEAGHVIADSHGRGGDNAGAYKAPVRGADTMFLERYDFLSEKKRRDYRIWKESILRRIDLMEEENGDAMEVDG; encoded by the exons ATGAATCGATCCATAGAACAAACGCTCCTCTCGCTGATGCCAACTCACGGCTTAGCTCTGCCGCCTTCCCTGGTAGAACTCGCGGGGTCCTTACTAGCACAGTCAAGACACCGAGCAAGCACATTAAAAGCAGACGAGGAAATCGGGCGGCTATACGCATGCGCTCACATCGCCTGCGATAG ACTCAAAATCAGCCTAGACCTCCCCCCAATCGAACCCCGACCGCCAATTCCCCCTCGAATCTACAAGCGCCTCTACAGCCACCTCGACAACATCCTCCCCAACACAGCCCTCAACCGCACCCCAGGCAAGAACGGCACCCCGCGCAACAGGCAACGCCACGGCGTCGACTCCCCCGTCAGGACACCACACCGCCCGACCCCGACAAAGGACAGATCCCTCGCGCAGTTCCGAACCGGCGGCAACTCGGTGGCAAACGGCAGCGTCCCCAACACCCCGACGAAATCCACAGGCAAAGTCGCCTACCCGTCCGACAAGTCGGGCCTCCACTTTTGGATCCAGCCGACGATCCGCCTCATGTGCAGGGAAACTAACCAGAAGCACCTGGCACCGACGATGCTGGCTGGCATGGAGTACGTCGTCGTCCCCGGCGGGCTGCGGACGCGTGACGCCTGGGTGCGGGAGAACCTGGCCGCGCTGTGCGGCGCCGTGTATTTCTTTGTGGCGCAGCAGGTCCGGAAGCTGGCGACGGGGGAGGATGTGGATCGGGAGAACTACGTCCCTGCACGGAAGCAGGTGCTGGAGCTTTTGGCCAAGGCGAGGGAGGAAGTTGATGCGCGCGGGTTGGACGAGGATGAGGCGTGGGAGGGGTGGGCGCCGGTCAAGAGCAAGGACTTTGATGCTGCGGTGAAGGAGGTCTCGGAGCGGGGATGGTTGGACGCGGATTGGTATCGTAGTTTGGGGGATGTGATTGAGGCGGGCCATGTGATTGCTGATAGCCATGGTCGGGGAGGGGATAATGCGGGTGCGTACAAGGCGCCTGTACGCGGGGCGGACACAATGTTTCTGGAGCGGTATGATTTCTTGAGCGAGAAGAAGCGTAGGGATTATAGAATATGGAAGGAGAGTATCCTGAGGAGGATAGACTTGATGGAGGAGGAAAATGGTGATGCCATGGAGGTAGATGgctaa